A genomic segment from Montipora foliosa isolate CH-2021 chromosome 9, ASM3666993v2, whole genome shotgun sequence encodes:
- the LOC137971687 gene encoding uncharacterized protein — MAEYRFRQPKSVEDEERCVLNAIPKSTRYKNKWAARIFEEWGKARFPKVATLEPGGLFKEYDLHKVQSLEIPLLQMDALSVNYWLTKFVQEVAKPSKERYPPKTIYQIVCGLRRFMEENNEKLDFNPLDASDKRFSIFRRVLDAEMKEGTRLGIATE; from the exons ATGGCAGAATACCGATTTCGACAACCGAAATCCGTTGAGGATGAGGAAAGGTGTGTCTTAAATGCTATTCCAAAGTCGACgcgatacaaaaacaaatgggcgGCTCGTATTTTTGAAGAGTGGGGAAAAGCCCGATTTCCGAAAGTAGCAACGCTGGAACCAGGTGGTCTTTTTAAAGAATATGATCTGCACAAAGTTCAGTCGTTGGAAATTCCTTTACTTCAAATGGATGCTTTAAGCGTTAATTATTGGCTGACGAAGTTTGTGCAAGAAGTTGCGAAACCTTCAAAGGAAAGATATCCACCCAAAACGATATACCAGATTGTTTGTGGATTACGTCGCTTTATGGAGgagaacaatgaaaagttgGATTTTAATCCTCTCGATGCTTCGGATAAAAG GTTTTCTATCTTTCGCCGCGTTCTTGATGCAGAAATGAAAGAGGGCACAAGATTAGGGATTGCAACTGAATGA
- the LOC137971688 gene encoding mRNA export factor GLE1-like produces MEWKPECDLLLLQEITVSEPHQYKVSTRERGKIWEDITERLNANEAFAHQLGQKRAVRDRYALLSRKYKKKMTTEEQASGTSPEMSEIDKLLEQNIERFEESDRESGDKGEQGERSKTEDRKKAEEMRKLSMEKLGETLKRKGEEDEGVQNWTTRKRASGSETIVYLREKAARDFDLKKEEMETRKRDQAQQLQMFQYMQQQLQQQQQTQLLMTLIEKLSKN; encoded by the exons ATGGAGTGGAAACCCGAGTGCGATTTGCTTTTGTTGCAAGAGATTACAGTTTCCGAGCCGCATCAGTACAAAGTTTCCACCAGAGAAAGAGGGAAGATTTGGGAAGACATAACGGAGCGCTTAAATGCCAATGAAGCCTTTGCACACCAACTGGGCCAGAAGAGAGCTGTTAGAGACCGATATGCCCTTCTTTCGAggaaatacaaaaagaaaatgacgACGGAAGAACAAGCAAGCGGGACTTCCCCCGAGATGTCAGAAATAGACAAGCTACTGGAACAAAATATCGAGAGATTTGAGGAAAGTGACCGGGAGTCAGGAGATAAGGGGGAACAAGGTGAAAGAAGTAAAACTGAGGATAGGAAGAAGGCAGAAGAAATGAGAAAGCTCTCCATGGAGAAACTGGGTGAGACCTtgaaaagaaaaggagaagaaGATG AGGGGGTCCAGAACTGGACTACAAGAAAAAGGGCAAGTGGATCAGAAACCATTGTGTATCTGAGAGAAAAGGCAGCGAGAGATTTTGACTTAAAGAAAGAAGAGATGGAAACAAGGAAGAGGGACCAAGCACAACAGCTACAAATGTTTCAATACATGCAGCAACAGCTGCAACAgcagcaacaaactcaactacTAATGACACTTATTGAAAAACTCAGCAAGAATTAA
- the LOC137972075 gene encoding uncharacterized protein produces MVLLISPLTALMDDQRLSLAQLGLSSLKLTPNVSEADISRIQSGDIQVIILSPESFECVVVKRTLQSAKERIHCVAIDEAHCIEEWGKDFRSAYDNLGEVRALLLPKLPLMALTATITETSLAYIVKKLSMDDFTLVKGSNNRMNIFYSVSKLEKYQDNDYEKMEMAFTNCFQLIIQDLKENGISAERSIVFCFSHRDCCEVYEYFERELGKQMFHQDTKERLVDIYVKVTSESCKKAILKSFTDRAGCLRIIIASVAFGMGVNCPDVRKVIHFRAPASLSSYVQESGRAGRDNQASQAILFYSAKEFGVRKAKITKAATNQNELKELEAMKEYCENTELCRRFCILKHFDGIAKAKDECSVLTKHECCDICLPLCKCEDCVEKVQNLETPTGSETEEAEPESAFNIPNCFICKKTLKEKLYDYKDSLSPDVLLVGNDLSTGFSDEVIEQILKVCDVVNTAKDIMDKVDLWEEKQALYVLSLLQQLKNTRLD; encoded by the exons ATGGTACTTTTGATATCTCCATTAACCGCACTCATGGACGACCAAAGACTTTCTCTTGCTCAACTTGGTTTGTCAAGTTTGAAACTTACTCCAAACGTGTCCGAAGCAGATATCAGCCGAATTCAAAGTGGTGATATCCAAGTTATTATCCTTTCTCCAGAGTCGTTCGAGTGTGTTGTTGTGAAGAGAACACTGCAAAGCGCAAAGGAGCGCATTCATTGTGTTGCCATAGACGAAGCACATTGTATCGAAGAGTG GGGCAAAGATTTCAGAAGTGCTTATGACAACTTGGGTGAAGTAAGAGCTTTGTTGTTACCAAAGTTACCTCTCATGGCACTGACAGCTACTATAACTGAAACAAGCCTGGCATATATAGTTAAAAAACTTTCAATGGATGATTTTACCCTGGTAAAAGGCTCAAACAACAGAATGAATATTTTTTATTCTGtttcaaaacttgaaaagtacCAAGACAATGACTATGAAAAGATGGAGATGGCATTCACAAATTGTTTCCAGCTCATAATTCAGGACCTGAAAGAAAATGGCATTTCTGCAGAGCGAAGCATAGTTTTCTGCTTTAGTCACCGAGATTGCTGCGAGGTGTATGAATACTTCGAAAGAGAGTTAGGTAAACAGATGTTCCATCAAGATACAAAGGAGAGACTCGTTGACATTTAtgtaaaagtaacaagtgagTCTTGTAAAAAGGCAATTCTCAAGTCATTCACAGACAGAGCTGGGTGTCTGCGAATAATCATAGCCTCGGTTGCTTTTGGCATGGGTGTCAATTGTCCTGATGTTCGTAAAGTGATTCATTTTCGGGCACCAGCATCCTTATCAAGTTATGTACAAGAGAGTGGTAGGGCAGGTAGAGACAATCAAGCATCTCAGGCCATTCTATTTTACTCTGCTAAAGAATTTGGTGTAAGGAAAGCAAAAATAACTAAAGCTGCCACAAATCAGAATGAATTAAAAGAACTTGAGGCAATGAAAGAATATTGCGAGAATACAGAACTTTGCAGGCGATTTTGTAttcttaaacattttgatgGCATTGCAAAAGCAAAGGATGAGTGCTCTGTTTTAACAAAACATGAATGTTGTGATATTTGCTTGCCTCTGTGCAAATGTGAAGATTGTGTTGAGAAAGTGCAAAACCTGGAAACACCTACTGGCAGTGAAACTGAAGAGGCAGAGCCAGAGTCTGCTTTTAATATTCCTAATTGTTTTATTTGTAAAAAGACACTAAAAGAAAAGCTATATGATTACAAAGATTCACTGAGTCCGGATGTTCTTTTAGTTGGAAATGACCTTTCAACAGGATTTTCCGATGAGGTTATCGAACAGATTCTTAAAGTTTGTGATGTTGTTAACACAGCAAAAGATATCATGGACAAAGTAGACCTCTGGGAGGAGAAACAGGCTCTTTATGTGTTATCTTTACTCCAGCAACTGAAAAATACAAGGCTCGATTAA